The Qipengyuania pelagi DNA window ATCACCCGCGACATCCCGAATGTCGGCGAGGAAGCTTTGCGCAACCTCGACGAGGCGGGCATCGTCTATATCGGCGCGGAAGTGCATCCGGGCGACATCCTGGCGGGCAAGATCACGCCCAAGGGCGAAAGCCCGATGACGCCGGAAGAAAAGCTCCTGCGCGCCATCTTCGGCGAAAAGGCCAGCGACGTGCGCGACACCTCGCTCCGCCTGCCGCCGGGCGTGGCCGGGACCGTGGTCGAGGTGCGCGTCTTCAACCGCCACGGTATCGAGATCGACGACCGTACGCGCGCGATCCAGAACGAGGAAATCGAACGCCTCCGCAAGGACGCGGCGGACGAACGCTCGATCCTCAACCGCGCGACCTATAACCGCCTCAAGGACATGCTGCTCGGCCAGACGGCCTCGGCCGCGCCCAAGGGCGTGAAGAAGGGCTCGGAGATCGACGAGGAGCTGCTCGAAGGGATCGATCGCCACGAATGGTTCAAGTTCGCGGTGGCCGACGACAATCGCCAGGCCCAGATCGAAGCGGTGAAGTCGCAATACGATTCCGCGGTCAAGCTGATCGACGACAAGTTCGAGGACCGTAAGGAAAAGCTCGAACGCGGCGACGAACTGGCACCGGGCGTGCTGAAGATGGTCAAGGTCTTCGTGGCGGTGAAGCGCAAGCTGCAGCCGGGCGACAAGATGGCCGGCCGCCACGGGAACAAGGGTGTCATCAGTCGCATCCTGCCCATCGAGGACATGCCGTTCCTCGAGGACGGGACCCCGGTCGACATCGTGCTCAACCCGCTGGGCGTGCCGTCGCGCATGAATGTCGGACAGATCTTCGAAACCCATCTCGGCATGGCGGCCCGCAATCTGGGGATGCAGATCGGGACGGCGCTCGAAGACTGGAAGGCCGCCAATCCGAACGCGGCCGAGGATTACGCCAAGGCCAAGCCGCCCGAAGCGGTCGTGGATCGCCTCAAGGACGTCTATGGCGAGCAGTATCACGAGGACATCGACAGCCGGTCGGTGGAAGAAGTGGTCGAACTCGCGGGCAATCTGCGCGCGGGCGTTCCGATGGGTACGCCGGTGTTCGACGGCGCGCGCGAAGGAGACGTCACCGTGCAGCTGGAGAAGGCCGGGCTTCACAGCTCGGGCCAGTCGGTCCTCTATGACGGCCGCACCGGCGAGGCGTTCGACCGCAAGGTGACTGTGGGCATCATCTACATGCTCAAGCTCCACCACCTCGTGGACGACAAGATCCACGCGCGTTCGATTGGTCCGTACTCGCTCGTCACCCAGCAGCCGCTGGGCGGTAAGGCGCAGTTCGGCGGCCAGCGCTTCGGTGAGATGGAGGTATGGGCGCTTCAGGCCTACGGCGCGGCGTATACCTTGCAGGAAATCCTCACGGTCAAGTCGGACGACGTGATCGGGCGGACCAAGGTCTACGAAGCGATCGTCAAGGGCGACGACACCTTCGAGGCAGGCATTCCGGAGAGCTTCAACGTTCTCGTCAAGGAAATGCGCAGCCTGGGCCTCAATGTCGAGCTGAAGAACTTGGCCGACGACGAGGACGATGACGGCCTCGCGATCGCTGCCGAATGATCGGGGTGGGGCGGTCGCCTGATGGCCGATCGCCCGCCTCCACCGCCCCTGATTTATCCCTCAAAGGGAATTGAGACATGAACGAACTGACCAAATTCACCAACCAGCTCGCGAAGCCCGAAACCTTCGACGAGATCCAGATCGGCATCGCCAGCCCCGAGCGTATCCGCTCGTGGAGCTTCGGCGAGATCAAGAAGCCCGAGACGATCAACTACCGCACGTTCAAGCCCGAGCGTGACGGGCTGTTCTGCGCGCGCATCTTCGGTCCGGTGAAGGATTACGAGTGCCTGTGCGGCAAGTACAAGCGCATGAAGTACAAGGGCGTCGTCTGCGAGAAATGCGGCGTCGAAGTCACCGTTACCAAGGTGCGCCGCGAGCGCATGGGCCATATCGAACTGGCCGCGCCGGTCGCGCATATCTGGTTCCTGAAATCGCTCCCCAGCCGCATCGGCCTGCTGCTCGACATGCAGCTCAAGCAGCTCGAGCGCGTGCTGTATTTCGAAAGCTACATCGTCACCGAGCCGGGCCTGACCCCGCTCGAGAAGTTCCAGCTGCTGAGCGAGGACGACCTCCTCGAAGCGCAGGACGAATATGGCGAAGACGCCTTCACCGCCGGGATCGGCGCGGAAGCGGTCAAGCTGATGCTCATGGACCTCGACCTGGAGCAGGAGCGCGACGACCTCATGGAGGAACTCGCGACCACCAAGTCGAAGCTGAAGCCCGCCAAGATCATCAAGCGTCTGAAGGTCGTCGAAAGCTTCATCGATTCGGGCAACCGCCCCGAATGGATGATCCTCGAAGTGATCCCGGTCATCCCGCCGGAACTGCGCCCGCTGGTTCCGCTGGATGGTGGCCGCTTCGCGACCTCGGATCTGAACGATCTCTATCGCCGCGTCATCAACCGCAACAATCGGTTGAAGCGCCTGATCGAACTGCGCGCGCCGGACATCATCGTCCGCAACGAAAAGCGTATGCTTCAGGAAGCCGTCGACGCGCTGTTTGACAATGGCCGTCGCGGCCGCGTCATCACGGGCGCCAACAAGCGTCCGCTGAAGTCGCTCTCCGACATGCTCAAGGGCAAGCAGGGCCGCTTCCGCCAGAACCTTCTGGGTAAGCGTGTCGACTATTCGGGCCGTTCGGTCATCGTGACCGGGCCGGAACTCAAGCTGCACCAGTGCGGCCTGCCCAAGAAGATGGCGCTCGAACTGTTCAAGCCGTTCATCTACGCCCGCCTCGACGCCAAGGGTCTCTCGATGACCCTGAAGCAGGCCAAGAAGTGGGTCGAGAAGGAGCGCAAGGAAGTCTGGGACATCCTTGACGAGGTGATCCGCGAACACCCGGTGCTGCTGAACCGCGCACCGACGCTCCACCGCCTCGGCATCCAGGCCTTCGAGCCCGTCCTGATCGAGGGTAAGGCGATCCAGCTTCACCCGCTGGTCTGCGCCGCCTTCAACGCCGACTTCGACGGCGACCAGATGGCCGTCCACGTCCCGCTGAGCCTCGAGGCGCAGCTGGAAGCGCGCGTGCTGATGATGTCGACCAACAACATCCTCTCGCCCGCCAACGGCAAGCCGATCATCGTGCCCTCGCAGGACATGGTCCTCGGCCTTTATTACCTGTCGATGGAACGGCAGGAAAAGACGCCCGAATTCGTCGAGAACGACAAGGGCGAGAAGGTCGAGAAGCTGCCCATGTTCTCGGACATGGCCGAAGTGCACCAGGCGCTGGAGACGAAGCAGGTTTCGCTCCACACCAAGATCCTCGCCCGCGTTCCGCAGGCCGACGAGAGCGGTGCCATTTCGATGCAGCGCTTCGAGACGACCGCCGGGCGTATGCTGATCGGCGAATGCCTGCCCAAGAACCACAAGGTTCCGTTCGACATCGTCAACCGACTGCTGACGAAGAAGGACATCGCCGACGTGATCGACGAGGTCTATCGTCACACCGGCCAGAAGGACACGGTGCTGTTCGCCGATGCGATCATGACGCTGGGCTTCCGCCACGCGTTCAAGGCCGGCATCTCGTTCGGCAAGGACGACATGATCATCCCCGAAAGCAAGGTCGGGATGGTCGAGGAGACCAAGTCGCTCGTCGCCGATTACGAGCAGCAGTATCAGGACGGCCTGATCACGCAGCAGGAGAAGTACAACAAGGTGATCGACGCCTGGAGCCGTTGCGGCGACCAGGTGGCGGACGCCATGATGGACGAGATCAAGTCGCAGCCGATCGACGATGACGGCAAGCAGGCCCAGATCAACTCGATCTACATGATGTCGCACTCCGGCGCGCGTGGCAGCCCGGCGCAGATGAAGCAGCTGGCGGGTATGCGCGGCCTCATGGCCAAGCCGTCGGGCGAGATCATCGAGAACCCGATCATCTCGAACTTCAAGGAAGGCCTGAACGTCCTCGAATACTTCAACTCCACCCACGGCGCCCGCAAGGGTCTCGCGGACACGGCGTTGAAGACCGCGAACTCGGGCTATCTGACCCGCCGCCTCGTCGACGTGTCGCAGGACTGCACGATCGTGATGGAGGACTGCAAGACCGAGAACGCGCTCGACATGCGCGCCATCGTCCAGGGCGGTTCGGTGATCGCTTCGCTCGGCGAGCGTATTCTGGGCCGTACCCTGGCCGAGGATGCGGTGAACGCCGCCACCGGCGAAGTCATCGCCAAGGCCGGCACGCTGCTCGACGAACCGATGGTCAAGGCCATCGAGGAAGCCGAAGTCCAGGTCGCCAAGATCCGCTCGCCGCTGGTCTGCGAAGCCGAACAGGGCGTTTGCGCGACCTGCTACGGACGCGATCTTGCACGCGGTACGCCGGTCAATATCGGCGAGGCCGTGGGCGTCATCGCGGCGCAGTCGATCGGCGAGCCGGGCACGCAGCTGACCATGCGGACCTTCCACATCGGCGGTGCGGCGCAGCTCAACGAAACGAGCCACCTCGAAGCGGTGTCGGCCGGTAAGGTCGTCTATCGCGATATGCCGACCATCACCGACAAGCGCGGTCGTATCCTCTCGCTCGCCCGCAATGGCGAGCTGGCGGTGATCGACAGCGAAGGCCGCGAGCGTGAAATCCACAAGGTGCCCTACGGCACTATGCTGATGCACAAGGATGGCGAGCAGGTCGAAGAGGGTGGCCGTCTGGCCGAGTGGGATCCGTTCTCGCTCCCGATCATCACCGAACAGTCGGGTGTGGTGAAGTTCCAGGATCTGGTCGAAGGCTCGACCCTGGAAGAACGCGTCGACGATGCCACCGGCATCGCCCAGCGCGTCGTCACCGAAAACCGCGCCACCGGCCGCAAGAAGAAGGAAGAGCTGCGCCCGCGCATCACTCTCTTCAACGAAGCCGGGGACGAAGCGGAAGCCGCGCGCTATATGCTGGCGCCGGGCACCACGATGTCGGTCGAGGACGGCCAGCAGGTCGAAGCGGGCGACATCCTCGCCCGTGCCAGCCGCGAAGCCGCCAAGACCCGCGACATCACCGGCGGTCTGCCGCGCGTGGCCGAACTGTTCGAGGCACGCCTGCCCAAGGACATGTCGGTCATCGCCAAGATTTCGGGCAAGATCGAATTCGTCCGCGAATACAAGGCCAAGCGCAAGATCGCGATCATCCCGGAAGAGGGTGATCCGGTGGAATACCTGATCCCCAAGACCAAGGTGATCGACGTTCAGGAAGGCGACTTCGTGAAGAAGGGTGACACCCTGATTTCCGGTTCGCCCAACCCGCACGA harbors:
- the rpoC gene encoding DNA-directed RNA polymerase subunit beta'; its protein translation is MNELTKFTNQLAKPETFDEIQIGIASPERIRSWSFGEIKKPETINYRTFKPERDGLFCARIFGPVKDYECLCGKYKRMKYKGVVCEKCGVEVTVTKVRRERMGHIELAAPVAHIWFLKSLPSRIGLLLDMQLKQLERVLYFESYIVTEPGLTPLEKFQLLSEDDLLEAQDEYGEDAFTAGIGAEAVKLMLMDLDLEQERDDLMEELATTKSKLKPAKIIKRLKVVESFIDSGNRPEWMILEVIPVIPPELRPLVPLDGGRFATSDLNDLYRRVINRNNRLKRLIELRAPDIIVRNEKRMLQEAVDALFDNGRRGRVITGANKRPLKSLSDMLKGKQGRFRQNLLGKRVDYSGRSVIVTGPELKLHQCGLPKKMALELFKPFIYARLDAKGLSMTLKQAKKWVEKERKEVWDILDEVIREHPVLLNRAPTLHRLGIQAFEPVLIEGKAIQLHPLVCAAFNADFDGDQMAVHVPLSLEAQLEARVLMMSTNNILSPANGKPIIVPSQDMVLGLYYLSMERQEKTPEFVENDKGEKVEKLPMFSDMAEVHQALETKQVSLHTKILARVPQADESGAISMQRFETTAGRMLIGECLPKNHKVPFDIVNRLLTKKDIADVIDEVYRHTGQKDTVLFADAIMTLGFRHAFKAGISFGKDDMIIPESKVGMVEETKSLVADYEQQYQDGLITQQEKYNKVIDAWSRCGDQVADAMMDEIKSQPIDDDGKQAQINSIYMMSHSGARGSPAQMKQLAGMRGLMAKPSGEIIENPIISNFKEGLNVLEYFNSTHGARKGLADTALKTANSGYLTRRLVDVSQDCTIVMEDCKTENALDMRAIVQGGSVIASLGERILGRTLAEDAVNAATGEVIAKAGTLLDEPMVKAIEEAEVQVAKIRSPLVCEAEQGVCATCYGRDLARGTPVNIGEAVGVIAAQSIGEPGTQLTMRTFHIGGAAQLNETSHLEAVSAGKVVYRDMPTITDKRGRILSLARNGELAVIDSEGREREIHKVPYGTMLMHKDGEQVEEGGRLAEWDPFSLPIITEQSGVVKFQDLVEGSTLEERVDDATGIAQRVVTENRATGRKKKEELRPRITLFNEAGDEAEAARYMLAPGTTMSVEDGQQVEAGDILARASREAAKTRDITGGLPRVAELFEARLPKDMSVIAKISGKIEFVREYKAKRKIAIIPEEGDPVEYLIPKTKVIDVQEGDFVKKGDTLISGSPNPHDILEVMGVEALAEYLVNEIQEVYRLQGVKINDKHIETIVRQMLQKVEITDGGDTTLLPGEQVDRAEMDEYNAKLARNKKKAEGTPILLGITKASLQTRSFISAASFQETTRVLTQAAVEGKKDTLVGLKENVIVGRLIPAGTGAGMNRMRITASSRDAALRAQWKKAQEAILAAQTAEEEHAAELAQDSDAAIGDDPLARMEGETHGTDADAGDYLNEEAADGE